The following are encoded in a window of Impatiens glandulifera chromosome 5, dImpGla2.1, whole genome shotgun sequence genomic DNA:
- the LOC124937413 gene encoding F-box protein At1g10780-like — MDSLPLHLFQYILSFVSNAKDVAASNCVSKQWKDSIPYQKNLYFQRNLYDKLTGKETIDNIVNQMVSSMSELEELVVYCPFTGAGLASWLSHLSPSLKRLELRMDNLVQQQCQDEPSKLNGIGIAMKLESMKLWSVFMVNSPKWETFQNLRNLEIVGACVEDSALSDALQACPNLTHLSLVALEGLESININLPCLVNCKLDFYGVGNCSLTLDSPYIESLEVQGCSWIKACETKRLRNLSIANHSGRVNMVHFGKLGAVEFLSIRGIQWCWEAVSKILSLTNGVKHLFMKVEFTGDFDSLLPFPEIDLVDFFNSHSKLQKFDMHGAMFAALSQKNSLKNLDSRFMIPSLEEVVITVRSPLNAEQKMSTLESLLLCGRNLRNMTIRILDMKSSHSSADDFFQDICRFRYFNHNIVTIQ, encoded by the exons ATGGATTCCCTGCCATTGCACTTGTTTCAATACATTCTCTCATTCGTGAGCAATGCCAAGGACGTGGCAGCCTCAAACTGTGTTTCGAAGCAATGGAAGGACTCAATTCCTTATCAGAAAAACTTATACTTCCAGCGAAATCTTTATGACAAACTGACTGGAAAAGAAACAATAGATAACATTGTGAACCAAATGGTGTCATCAATGTCTGAGTTGGAAGAATTAGTTGTTTACTGCCCTTTCACAGGTGCAGGCCTTGCTTCATGGCTATCCCATTTGAGTCCATCTCTGAAGCGCCTTGAGCTAAGAATGGACAATCTTGTCCAGCAGCAATGCCAGGATGAACCCTCAAAATTGAATGGCATTGGGATTGCAATGAAGTTAGAGTCAATGAAACTGTGGAGTGTGTTTATGGTTAATTCTCCCAAATGGGAAACTTTTCAGAATCTTAGAAATCTTGAGATTGTGGGTGCATGTGTGGAAGATTCTGCACTCTCGGATGCCCTACAGGCATGCCCCAACCTTACTCATCTGTCATTGGTAGCTTTGGAGGGACTGGAATCAATTAATATCAACTTGCCGTGTCTTGTGAACTGTAAGCTTGATTTTTATGGTGTGGGTAATTGCTCACTCACACTGGATTCTCCATATATTGAGTCTCTAGAGGTGCAAGGTTGTAGTTGGATCAAGGCATGTGAGACCAAACGGTTGAGGAATCTCTCCATTGCAAatcattcag GGAGAGTAAATATGGTACATTTTGGTAAACTTGGAGCAGTTGAGTTTTTGTCCATAAGGGGTATCCAATGGTGTTGGGAAGCTGTGAGTAAAATACTTAGTTTGACAAATGGGGTGAAACATTTATTTATGAAGGTTGAATTCACTGGTGACTTTGATAGCCTTCTGCCATTCCCTGAGATTGATTTGGTGGATTTCTTCAATAGCCATTCAAAGCTCCAAAAGTTTGACATGCATGGTGCCATGTTTGCTGCCCTTAGCCAGAAGAACAGTCTAAAAAAT TTGGATTCAAGATTTATGATCCCATCACTAGAGGAGGTAGTAATAACAGTTAGGTCCCCTCTGAATGCTGAACAGAAAATGAGCACACTTGAATCACTATTATTGTGTGGCAGAAATTTGAGGAATATGACAATCAGGATCCTTGACATGAAAAGCAGCCATAGTAGTGCCGATGACTTTTTCCAGGACATTTGCAGGTTTCGATACTTCAACCATAACATTGTCACAATTCAATAG